One genomic window of Sphingobacterium oryzagri includes the following:
- a CDS encoding DMT family transporter produces the protein MTQFPINKNVLILHFTVLIWGFTGVLGELISISALHLVWYRVLIAALSLFVYFILAGKSVHVTRDRLVQFLLVGGVVGLHWVLFFHAIKISTVSVTLVTLSSVTLFTSVLEPLINKKKISKADVGVGLVIVFGIYLIFKFEFQYVWGIISGLLCAICASVFSILNARMVKHTSPTIITFYEMLGAFFWVSVIMLFTGDFSENMWLQGADWAYLLLLGVVCTAVAYVLGVAVMKELSAFTVALTTNMEPVYGIILAILIFGHKETMSVGFYMGAVIVLGAVFLYPYIKTKIEHKERRLINRKLH, from the coding sequence ATGACGCAGTTTCCGATTAATAAAAATGTACTCATCTTGCACTTCACCGTGCTAATCTGGGGTTTTACGGGTGTACTTGGTGAGCTGATTTCTATATCGGCGCTACATCTAGTGTGGTATCGGGTGCTGATTGCTGCACTTTCGCTATTTGTCTATTTTATTTTGGCGGGTAAGTCTGTGCATGTAACGCGTGATCGACTTGTGCAGTTTCTGCTGGTTGGCGGTGTTGTTGGCTTACATTGGGTACTCTTTTTTCACGCCATCAAAATATCGACCGTTTCGGTCACCTTAGTCACGCTTTCTTCGGTCACGCTGTTTACGTCCGTCCTCGAGCCGCTTATCAACAAAAAGAAAATTTCGAAAGCCGATGTCGGTGTGGGCCTGGTCATTGTATTCGGGATCTATTTGATTTTTAAATTTGAATTTCAGTACGTCTGGGGTATCATCAGCGGTTTACTGTGTGCAATATGCGCCAGCGTGTTCTCTATTTTGAATGCTCGAATGGTAAAACATACCAGTCCTACTATTATCACTTTTTATGAAATGCTGGGCGCCTTCTTCTGGGTTTCCGTGATTATGCTTTTTACAGGTGATTTTAGCGAAAATATGTGGTTGCAGGGGGCAGACTGGGCTTATCTATTGCTTTTGGGTGTAGTATGTACGGCGGTAGCTTATGTACTGGGCGTCGCAGTCATGAAAGAACTGAGTGCTTTTACCGTGGCGTTAACAACCAATATGGAGCCCGTGTATGGCATTATTTTGGCCATCTTGATCTTCGGGCATAAAGAAACGATGAGCGTTGGTTTTTACATGGGCGCGGTGATCGTGCTCGGTGCGGTTTTTTTATATCCTTATATTAAAACGAAAATCGAGCATAAAGAGCGTCGGCTGATCAATAGAAAGTTGCATTAA
- the gltB gene encoding glutamate synthase large subunit, translating into MINERLPEQGLYNPDFEHDACGVGFVAHIKGQKSHQQVKDALTMLENMEHRGACGCDPESGDGAGIMIQLPHEFLWEECINLGIQLEEPGYYGTGMVFLPKEEDLNAICRTAIIEATEGRGMKFLGFRAVPVNRDGIGPTALSAEPEIVQFFVSRPDGVSTTEDFERKLFVLRRFIIQKVKQHQEYPLPLYIASLSCKTIIYKGQLTTYQVGTYYDDLKDPRVVSAFGLVHSRFSTNTFPSWSLAQPFRNIAHNGEINTLTGNLNWFYAGARALSSPYFSEEEMQILLPVVDRGQSDSACLDNVVELLLHSGRSLPHVMLMLVPEAWDGNTQMDPLKRAFYEYHATLMEPWDGPAALCFTDGKTIGATLDRNGLRPLRFAITSDDRVIVASEAGALPIPESLIIKKGRQQPGKIFVVDMEKGEIRSDEEVKGELIRQQPYSEWLDNYKIRMDELEEPRVTYTYLKKESVFRYQQAFGYSREDLETILTPMALTGYEPIGSMGTDVPLAILSDQPQHLSSYFKQFFAQVTNPPIDPIRERLVMSLATFIGNAGNILIEDKKFCHCVTLEHPILTSSELEKLRSIDTGIFQAKTLQLYFKADGKEGSLEAGLERLCRYADDAVRDGFEVIILSDRAIDSQHAAIPSILAISAVHHHLIKTGNRGAVGLVVEAGDVWEVHHFACLLAFGATAINPYMALASIRTMKELGQIETDLVWDDLKKNYVKAICAGLLKIFSKMGISTLQSYHGAQIFEVLGIDKSVVDDYFCGSVSRIGGLKLDDIATEALSKHWRAFGESRVEKKLLPEGGLYQWKRRGEGHLWSPETVHLLQKACRTTDYNSYKQYASIINNQKERMFTLRGLLDFAKHRTPVPIDQVEPIENIMKRFATGAMSMGSISTEAHSTLAIAMNRIGAKSNTGEGGEDAARFTRLPNGDSMRSAIKQVASARFGVTSHYLTEADEIQIKMAQGAKPGEGGQLPGHKVNDFIARLRHATPGVGLISPPPHHDIYSIEDLAQLIFDLKNANRAARINVKLVSKAGVGTIAAGVAKAHADVILIAGYDGGTGASPISSIKHAGLPWELGLAEAHQTLVQNKLRSRVVLQADGQMKTGRDIVIATLLGAEEWGVATAALVAGGCIMMRKCHLNTCPVGVATQDPELQKLFSGKPEDIVNLFRFLAEEIREIMAQLGFRTINEMVGRAQFLKKRENIDHWKASKIDFSKVLYVARNEPSESLHNTQEQDHGMSMILDWGLLKQAKSALDTKTPAFGTFKVKNTDRTIGTMLSNEISKVYGADGLPDNTINFKFEGSAGQSFGAFGAKGLSFELEGEANDYVGKGLSGAQLAIYPTADSPLTAHENIIIGNVALYGATSGHLFINGMAGERFAVRNSGATAVVEGIGDHGCEYMTGGRALILGPTGRNFAAGMSGGIAWIYDISGTFRDNCNQEMVDLDPLDTEDENTIIALLKRHINLTNSERANGILQNWASEKNRFIKVFPREYKNVLRKKLVEA; encoded by the coding sequence ATGATAAACGAAAGATTACCGGAACAAGGGCTGTACAACCCCGACTTTGAGCACGATGCCTGTGGAGTAGGTTTTGTAGCGCACATCAAAGGTCAAAAGTCGCACCAGCAGGTCAAAGATGCATTAACCATGTTAGAAAACATGGAGCATCGAGGTGCTTGTGGCTGTGATCCAGAGAGTGGTGATGGTGCTGGTATTATGATCCAGCTACCCCATGAATTTTTATGGGAAGAATGTATCAACTTAGGTATTCAACTGGAAGAGCCAGGATATTACGGCACGGGCATGGTTTTTCTTCCTAAAGAAGAAGATCTAAACGCTATTTGCCGTACAGCAATTATAGAAGCCACGGAAGGCAGAGGCATGAAGTTTTTAGGTTTCCGCGCGGTGCCGGTAAACCGTGATGGCATCGGCCCGACAGCTTTAAGCGCTGAGCCAGAAATCGTGCAGTTTTTTGTTTCCCGCCCAGACGGCGTTTCTACGACAGAAGATTTCGAGCGTAAGCTGTTTGTCTTAAGACGCTTTATCATTCAAAAAGTAAAACAACACCAAGAATACCCGCTGCCACTCTATATCGCATCGCTTTCTTGTAAAACCATTATATACAAAGGTCAGTTAACGACCTACCAAGTAGGCACGTATTACGACGATCTAAAAGATCCGCGTGTGGTATCTGCATTCGGACTGGTTCACTCCCGTTTCTCCACAAACACCTTTCCGTCTTGGTCACTGGCGCAGCCGTTTCGCAACATTGCGCACAACGGTGAGATCAATACCTTAACCGGAAACCTGAACTGGTTTTACGCCGGTGCACGTGCCTTATCTTCGCCCTACTTCTCCGAAGAAGAAATGCAAATTTTACTACCCGTTGTTGATCGCGGACAATCCGATTCGGCTTGTTTGGATAATGTCGTAGAACTTCTTTTGCATAGCGGCCGTAGTTTGCCACACGTCATGTTGATGTTGGTGCCCGAAGCATGGGACGGTAACACGCAAATGGATCCGCTAAAACGCGCATTCTACGAATACCACGCCACGTTGATGGAACCTTGGGACGGCCCTGCCGCTCTTTGTTTCACAGACGGCAAGACAATTGGTGCAACATTAGACCGCAACGGCTTACGTCCGTTACGCTTTGCCATCACCTCTGACGATCGCGTTATCGTGGCTTCAGAAGCTGGTGCGCTGCCTATACCCGAAAGCTTAATCATCAAAAAAGGACGTCAGCAGCCGGGTAAAATCTTTGTCGTTGATATGGAGAAAGGCGAAATCCGCTCAGACGAAGAGGTGAAAGGCGAATTGATTCGTCAACAACCGTACAGCGAATGGTTAGACAATTACAAAATCCGTATGGATGAATTGGAAGAGCCACGCGTAACGTATACCTATCTCAAAAAAGAATCTGTATTCCGATACCAACAGGCATTCGGTTATTCTCGTGAAGATCTCGAAACGATATTAACTCCAATGGCGTTGACCGGTTACGAACCGATTGGTTCGATGGGAACAGATGTACCGCTGGCGATTCTTTCCGACCAGCCGCAACATCTTTCCAGCTACTTCAAGCAGTTCTTCGCTCAGGTAACTAATCCGCCGATCGACCCGATCCGCGAGCGTTTGGTGATGAGCTTGGCTACCTTTATCGGCAATGCCGGCAACATCCTGATCGAAGACAAAAAATTCTGCCATTGCGTAACGTTAGAACATCCGATCCTCACATCGAGCGAACTCGAGAAATTGCGTTCTATTGATACCGGTATCTTCCAGGCAAAAACATTACAGCTATATTTTAAAGCGGATGGCAAAGAAGGCTCCTTGGAAGCCGGTCTGGAAAGACTATGTCGCTATGCAGACGATGCCGTGCGTGATGGTTTTGAAGTCATTATCTTATCCGATCGGGCTATCGATTCGCAACATGCCGCCATCCCTTCTATCCTGGCGATTTCAGCGGTACACCATCACCTTATCAAAACAGGAAACCGCGGCGCTGTAGGCCTTGTTGTGGAAGCTGGCGACGTTTGGGAAGTACATCACTTTGCTTGCTTATTAGCATTTGGCGCCACAGCGATCAATCCGTATATGGCACTTGCCTCTATCCGTACCATGAAAGAGCTTGGACAAATCGAAACGGATTTGGTATGGGATGATTTAAAGAAAAATTATGTGAAAGCGATCTGCGCAGGCTTGCTAAAGATATTCTCTAAAATGGGAATTTCTACGCTGCAATCCTACCATGGTGCGCAAATATTCGAAGTCTTGGGTATCGATAAATCTGTTGTAGATGATTATTTCTGCGGCTCGGTATCGCGTATCGGCGGACTTAAACTGGATGATATTGCTACAGAGGCATTATCGAAACACTGGCGAGCTTTTGGCGAGTCACGTGTCGAGAAAAAACTCTTACCAGAAGGCGGATTATATCAGTGGAAACGTCGTGGCGAAGGACACCTTTGGAGCCCGGAAACCGTGCACTTGCTACAAAAAGCGTGTCGTACGACAGATTATAACTCGTATAAACAATATGCATCCATTATCAACAACCAAAAAGAGCGCATGTTCACGCTTCGCGGTTTGTTAGATTTTGCAAAACATAGAACACCCGTTCCAATCGATCAGGTCGAACCGATCGAAAATATTATGAAGCGGTTCGCTACCGGTGCTATGTCCATGGGATCGATCTCTACGGAAGCACATAGTACCCTAGCTATTGCGATGAACCGCATCGGCGCAAAGAGCAACACGGGCGAAGGAGGTGAAGATGCTGCACGTTTTACGCGTTTGCCAAATGGCGACTCGATGCGTTCTGCGATCAAACAGGTTGCATCCGCACGTTTCGGTGTAACTTCTCATTATCTGACGGAGGCTGATGAAATCCAGATCAAAATGGCGCAAGGCGCAAAGCCAGGTGAAGGCGGACAGCTACCTGGCCATAAAGTAAATGATTTTATTGCCCGTTTGCGTCACGCAACACCTGGTGTCGGATTGATTTCGCCACCACCACACCATGATATCTACTCGATCGAAGATTTAGCACAATTAATCTTTGACCTTAAAAATGCAAACCGCGCCGCGCGAATCAACGTAAAGCTTGTCTCTAAAGCTGGTGTCGGTACGATTGCGGCCGGTGTAGCCAAAGCACACGCCGACGTGATTTTGATCGCCGGCTACGATGGTGGTACAGGTGCATCGCCGATCAGCTCGATCAAACATGCGGGTTTACCTTGGGAACTAGGTTTGGCCGAAGCGCATCAAACCTTGGTACAAAATAAATTGCGTAGTCGTGTCGTGCTTCAGGCAGACGGACAGATGAAAACTGGTCGTGATATCGTTATCGCCACCTTGTTAGGGGCTGAAGAATGGGGCGTAGCTACCGCAGCCTTAGTTGCTGGCGGCTGTATCATGATGCGCAAATGTCACTTGAATACCTGTCCGGTGGGTGTGGCAACACAAGATCCGGAATTGCAAAAACTATTCTCCGGTAAACCCGAGGATATCGTGAACTTGTTCCGTTTCTTAGCCGAAGAAATCCGCGAAATTATGGCACAGCTTGGATTCCGCACCATTAACGAAATGGTGGGTCGTGCGCAGTTCCTTAAAAAACGGGAAAACATCGATCATTGGAAAGCTTCGAAAATCGATTTCTCCAAAGTGCTTTACGTAGCAAGAAACGAACCGTCTGAAAGCTTGCATAATACGCAAGAGCAAGACCACGGCATGAGCATGATCTTAGACTGGGGCTTGTTAAAACAGGCTAAATCGGCTTTAGACACCAAAACACCTGCGTTCGGCACATTCAAGGTTAAAAATACAGACCGCACGATTGGCACAATGCTATCCAACGAAATATCAAAAGTTTACGGTGCCGATGGCTTGCCTGATAACACGATCAACTTTAAGTTTGAAGGTTCGGCAGGACAATCGTTTGGTGCCTTTGGCGCAAAAGGCTTGTCGTTTGAACTGGAAGGCGAAGCCAATGACTACGTTGGTAAAGGTTTATCCGGCGCGCAACTGGCCATTTACCCAACAGCAGATAGTCCATTGACCGCCCATGAGAATATCATTATTGGTAACGTAGCGCTCTACGGCGCAACGTCAGGACATTTATTTATCAACGGTATGGCGGGCGAACGTTTTGCCGTGCGTAACTCGGGTGCAACCGCCGTCGTAGAAGGAATTGGCGATCACGGATGTGAATACATGACCGGCGGCCGGGCCTTAATCCTCGGACCTACAGGTCGTAATTTTGCGGCAGGTATGAGCGGCGGTATCGCTTGGATATATGATATCTCCGGCACATTCCGCGACAACTGCAACCAGGAGATGGTAGATCTTGATCCGCTTGACACGGAAGATGAAAACACGATCATTGCCTTATTGAAACGTCATATCAACCTGACTAACAGCGAGCGCGCGAACGGCATTTTACAAAATTGGGCAAGCGAGAAAAATAGATTTATCAAGGTATTCCCGAGAGAGTACAAGAATGTGTTACGTAAAAAATTAGTTGAAGCTTAA
- a CDS encoding glycoside hydrolase family 78 protein, with the protein MKKPFLRQAIVLLYLFCTANVFAHGEPVELTCEHLFSPLGIDTDRPRLMWRMDDTRQGALQSAYQVLVDTDSIALARDGSAAVWDSGKQPDAAMLVSYSGKQLQPKTRYFWKVILWDKEGRPHASAVAAFETGMLGRANWKGAWISDGHDIHRKEAPYFRKEFKVKKRIQSARAYVAAAGLFELSLNGVRVGDHRLDPMYTRFDRRTLYVVHDVTQQLQAGDNAVGVILGNGWYNHQSLAVWDFHRAPWRNRPAFCLDLHIVYEDGSEETIVSENDWKTSSGPIIANSIYTGEHYDARLEQAGWDSPHFDDSKWSGVGYRSGPAQLIVAQQVVPIRLVKRYKPATTTKIDAQTYVFDMGQNMAGLTELRVKGAEGTVLKITHGERLLPNGSIDMSNIDVYYRGDKERDPFQTDILILSGKKTDVFMPKFNYKGFRYVEITTSAPLDLDERNVTAYFMHSDVQPVGELKTSSSLVNDLWRVTNNAYLSNLMGYPTDCPQREKNGWTGDGHLAIETAFYNFDGITVYEKWLADHRDEQQPNGVLPDIIPTGGWGYGTANGLDWTSTIAIIPWQTYMFYGDSRLLEDCYENIKRYVDYVDRISPTGLTTFGRGDWVPVKTTSNLELTSSVYFYTDARILAAAAKLFGRSEDAKRYADLSEKIKLAINAKFLNRAEGIYANGSQTELSVPLYWGVVPDDMKAAVAANLNKRVEATDFHLDVGVLGAKALLNALKDNGYGETAYKVAVQDSYPSWGWWVVNGATTLLENWDLDAERDISDNHMMFGEIGGWFFKSIGGILPDEKSPGFKHVVLRPIFPTGLEHASVSHKSPYGQIKSSWRKSGKKVLYDVVIPPNATATFYPPDNVEETSPMELTAGKHRLSLVRRD; encoded by the coding sequence ATGAAAAAACCTTTTTTACGGCAAGCCATCGTTTTACTGTATTTATTTTGCACGGCAAATGTCTTTGCTCATGGCGAGCCTGTTGAATTAACATGCGAACATCTGTTCAGTCCACTCGGTATTGATACTGATCGGCCACGATTGATGTGGCGGATGGATGATACGCGCCAGGGCGCCTTACAATCGGCTTATCAGGTGCTTGTAGACACCGACTCGATAGCGCTCGCTCGTGATGGTTCGGCAGCGGTTTGGGATTCGGGTAAACAACCTGATGCCGCGATGTTAGTTTCTTATAGCGGTAAGCAGCTGCAACCGAAAACACGTTATTTCTGGAAAGTAATTTTGTGGGATAAAGAGGGGAGGCCACACGCTTCAGCCGTGGCTGCATTTGAAACGGGTATGTTAGGACGAGCTAACTGGAAGGGTGCGTGGATAAGTGATGGGCATGACATCCATCGAAAAGAAGCACCGTATTTTAGAAAAGAATTTAAGGTTAAAAAAAGGATTCAATCTGCACGGGCTTATGTGGCTGCCGCAGGTTTGTTTGAGCTTTCGCTTAATGGCGTTCGTGTGGGCGATCATCGGCTCGATCCGATGTATACGCGGTTCGATCGACGCACATTGTATGTTGTACATGACGTGACGCAGCAGTTGCAAGCCGGCGACAATGCGGTAGGTGTCATCTTGGGCAACGGCTGGTATAATCATCAATCGCTTGCCGTTTGGGATTTTCATCGTGCGCCGTGGCGTAACCGACCGGCTTTTTGCCTGGATCTACATATTGTTTACGAAGATGGATCGGAGGAGACGATCGTATCGGAAAATGATTGGAAAACGTCGTCAGGACCGATTATCGCCAATAGTATTTATACAGGCGAACATTATGACGCGCGATTGGAGCAAGCGGGATGGGATAGCCCGCATTTTGATGATAGCAAATGGTCGGGTGTAGGCTATCGAAGTGGACCTGCGCAGCTGATTGTTGCGCAGCAAGTGGTTCCTATCCGTTTGGTGAAAAGGTATAAACCGGCAACGACTACAAAGATTGACGCACAGACCTACGTGTTTGATATGGGACAAAATATGGCTGGACTTACCGAACTGCGGGTGAAAGGCGCTGAAGGCACCGTGCTTAAGATAACGCATGGTGAACGCTTGTTACCGAATGGGAGTATTGATATGTCGAATATTGATGTGTACTATAGAGGCGATAAAGAGCGTGATCCTTTTCAAACGGATATATTGATCTTGAGTGGCAAGAAAACAGATGTGTTTATGCCAAAGTTTAATTATAAGGGATTTCGATATGTCGAGATAACGACTAGTGCGCCGCTAGATCTTGATGAGCGTAATGTTACAGCATATTTTATGCACAGTGATGTGCAGCCGGTGGGTGAATTGAAAACTTCGTCTTCGCTGGTGAATGATTTGTGGCGAGTGACAAACAATGCGTATTTATCTAATCTAATGGGTTATCCAACGGACTGTCCGCAGCGTGAAAAAAATGGCTGGACGGGTGATGGGCACTTGGCTATTGAAACGGCTTTTTACAATTTTGATGGCATTACCGTATATGAAAAATGGCTTGCCGACCATCGTGATGAGCAACAGCCTAATGGCGTGTTGCCCGATATTATTCCAACGGGCGGCTGGGGATATGGTACTGCTAATGGGTTGGACTGGACGAGTACGATTGCCATTATTCCTTGGCAAACGTATATGTTTTATGGTGATAGTCGCTTATTGGAAGATTGTTATGAAAACATAAAACGCTATGTGGATTACGTTGACCGGATTAGTCCTACGGGATTAACGACCTTTGGTCGGGGTGACTGGGTGCCGGTTAAAACGACTTCTAATTTGGAGCTTACCTCTTCGGTCTATTTTTACACGGATGCACGGATTTTAGCTGCGGCGGCCAAACTTTTTGGTCGTTCTGAAGATGCGAAGCGGTACGCTGATTTAAGTGAGAAAATTAAGCTTGCGATCAATGCAAAATTCCTGAATCGTGCGGAAGGAATCTATGCGAATGGGTCGCAGACGGAATTAAGTGTGCCGCTTTATTGGGGTGTAGTGCCTGATGATATGAAAGCGGCTGTTGCAGCGAACTTAAATAAACGGGTAGAAGCGACCGATTTTCATCTTGACGTCGGTGTTTTGGGGGCAAAAGCCTTATTAAATGCGTTGAAAGATAATGGTTATGGTGAGACGGCGTACAAGGTTGCGGTGCAGGACAGCTATCCGTCTTGGGGCTGGTGGGTAGTAAACGGCGCGACAACGTTGCTGGAAAATTGGGATTTAGATGCGGAACGTGACATTTCGGATAACCACATGATGTTTGGCGAAATTGGCGGCTGGTTTTTTAAGTCGATCGGCGGTATATTGCCCGATGAAAAATCGCCTGGTTTTAAGCATGTCGTTTTACGTCCGATCTTCCCGACGGGTTTGGAACATGCTTCAGTATCGCATAAATCTCCTTACGGGCAAATTAAGTCTAGCTGGCGGAAGAGCGGTAAAAAGGTGTTGTATGACGTGGTCATCCCTCCAAATGCAACAGCTACGTTTTATCCGCCAGATAATGTGGAAGAGACATCGCCAATGGAATTAACCGCTGGGAAACATAGGTTGAGCTTAGTGCGGAGGGATTAA
- a CDS encoding glutamate synthase subunit beta: protein MGKPTGFLEYERTLPQKDTVESRKQNYQEFVQSYSDDQLNNQAARCMNCGIPFCHSGCPLGNVIPEFNDAVYDARWEEAYNILISTNNFPEFTGRICPAPCEAACVLGINKSPVAIEEIEKHIIEIAFKKNFVKPNKNYIQTGKRVAVVGGGPAGLAAAAQLNKAGHEVVVYERDDKVGGLLRYGIPDFKLDKSVIDRRVQVMEQSGITFRTNAEVGVNVPASELQAYDAIVLAGGSTVPRNLPIPGRELKGVHYAMEFLKQQNKRVGNSPIDVEDIYATGKNVLVIGGGDTGSDCVGTSNRHGAKSVTQFELMPQPPKERTNAMPWPTYPMLLKTTTSHEEGCQRHWSVSTKAFLGDDKGHVRAALVVDLEWETDALGRPTKFKEVEGSERELPCELVTLAMGFLHPQHEGLLQQLGVKLNERGNVDATEGDYKSSLSNVFAAGDMRRGQSLVVWAISEGRECARKVDEFLMGYSELERKDKAVSYA, encoded by the coding sequence ATGGGTAAACCAACAGGATTTTTAGAATATGAAAGAACGCTTCCTCAGAAAGATACTGTAGAAAGCAGAAAACAAAATTATCAGGAATTTGTACAAAGCTATTCCGATGATCAGTTAAACAATCAGGCAGCACGGTGTATGAACTGTGGTATTCCGTTCTGCCATTCGGGATGCCCGCTGGGCAATGTTATTCCAGAGTTTAACGATGCCGTATATGATGCGCGCTGGGAAGAAGCTTACAATATATTGATTTCGACGAATAACTTCCCGGAGTTCACGGGAAGAATCTGTCCGGCACCTTGCGAAGCTGCTTGCGTGTTAGGCATCAACAAATCGCCGGTAGCGATTGAGGAAATCGAAAAGCATATTATTGAAATTGCTTTCAAAAAGAACTTCGTCAAACCAAACAAAAACTATATCCAAACCGGCAAACGCGTAGCGGTGGTCGGTGGCGGTCCTGCCGGACTTGCTGCTGCGGCCCAGCTAAACAAAGCTGGTCATGAAGTGGTGGTCTACGAGCGAGACGATAAAGTTGGCGGTTTGTTGCGTTATGGCATTCCGGATTTCAAACTGGATAAGTCGGTTATCGACCGTCGGGTGCAAGTGATGGAACAATCGGGCATTACATTCAGAACGAATGCCGAGGTTGGTGTAAACGTTCCAGCGAGTGAGTTACAGGCATATGATGCAATCGTGCTTGCAGGTGGTTCTACCGTTCCACGTAACCTGCCTATCCCGGGCCGCGAACTAAAAGGTGTTCATTATGCCATGGAATTTTTGAAACAACAGAATAAACGTGTTGGCAATTCGCCGATAGACGTGGAAGATATTTATGCGACGGGTAAGAATGTCTTAGTCATTGGAGGTGGTGATACCGGATCAGACTGTGTAGGTACATCAAACCGTCATGGTGCAAAAAGCGTCACGCAGTTTGAACTGATGCCGCAGCCGCCAAAAGAACGTACCAACGCCATGCCTTGGCCAACCTACCCGATGTTGTTAAAAACGACAACCTCACACGAAGAAGGTTGCCAACGTCACTGGAGCGTAAGCACAAAAGCTTTCTTAGGCGATGATAAAGGACACGTTCGCGCAGCGTTAGTAGTTGATCTGGAATGGGAAACGGACGCTTTAGGCAGACCGACCAAATTTAAAGAGGTCGAAGGCTCCGAGCGCGAGTTGCCTTGCGAATTGGTCACCTTAGCGATGGGCTTCTTACACCCGCAGCACGAAGGTCTGTTGCAGCAGCTAGGTGTTAAGCTAAACGAAAGAGGCAATGTTGATGCTACCGAAGGTGATTACAAATCTTCACTTAGCAATGTATTTGCCGCCGGCGACATGCGCCGCGGGCAATCGTTAGTTGTTTGGGCGATCTCTGAAGGTCGCGAATGTGCGCGAAAAGTAGACGAGTTCCTGATGGGTTACTCTGAACTGGAGCGCAAAGATAAAGCTGTCTCATACGCTTAA
- a CDS encoding LptF/LptG family permease, which produces MNIIDRYIIKKYLSTFVFTVGIFIVVIVVFDVSEKLDDFLKNKAPMSKVFLEYYALGSIPFFLNMLTPLINFIAVIFFTSKMADQTEVVPILSGGMSFNRFLRPYMISAGLIFSFTLVSNIWIIPYTNKIKVKFENTYVKPQRVNSSTMSTHMQIDSNTYVYIDNFDTRRNIGYKFSLEKFNGDVLTEKLIAERITWDSLATKWKIEDYTVRTIDGLKEKMDKGVSRDTTLDMLPRDFEVYDNVFTAMDTDELNDRIDKEETRGTGMMTDLLLEKYKRYIGPFSAFILTLMGVSLSSKKVRGGIGLSLGIGIALSFTFLVLVQFSTMFSLKGGLPPLIAILIPNVLFLVLALWLKHKAPK; this is translated from the coding sequence ATGAACATTATTGATCGCTATATCATAAAGAAATACCTAAGCACGTTTGTGTTTACGGTAGGTATCTTTATTGTGGTGATTGTGGTGTTTGATGTGTCGGAGAAGTTGGATGATTTCTTGAAAAATAAGGCACCGATGTCAAAGGTGTTTTTGGAATATTATGCTTTGGGTAGTATTCCGTTTTTCCTGAATATGCTCACGCCGTTGATCAATTTTATCGCGGTAATCTTCTTTACCTCGAAGATGGCTGACCAAACGGAGGTTGTGCCGATCTTAAGTGGTGGCATGAGTTTCAATCGCTTTTTGCGACCGTATATGATTTCGGCTGGTTTGATCTTTTCGTTTACCTTGGTTTCCAATATCTGGATTATCCCGTACACCAATAAAATTAAGGTAAAGTTTGAGAATACCTATGTAAAGCCGCAACGGGTAAATTCGTCGACGATGTCTACGCATATGCAGATAGATTCCAATACCTACGTGTATATCGATAATTTTGATACACGTCGCAACATAGGCTATAAGTTTTCTTTAGAAAAATTTAATGGAGACGTGTTAACAGAAAAGCTGATTGCGGAGCGTATTACCTGGGATTCGTTAGCGACTAAATGGAAAATAGAGGATTACACCGTGCGCACAATAGACGGTTTAAAAGAAAAAATGGATAAAGGCGTTAGTCGTGATACGACGCTTGATATGCTTCCGCGCGATTTTGAGGTGTATGATAATGTGTTTACAGCGATGGATACGGATGAACTTAACGACCGGATCGATAAAGAGGAAACACGCGGTACGGGCATGATGACAGATCTTTTGTTGGAAAAATATAAACGTTATATCGGTCCGTTTTCGGCGTTTATCCTTACGTTGATGGGCGTTTCGCTATCGTCTAAGAAAGTTCGTGGCGGTATTGGATTGAGTTTAGGTATCGGTATCGCATTGAGCTTTACGTTCCTTGTCTTGGTTCAGTTTTCGACGATGTTTTCACTAAAAGGTGGCTTGCCGCCACTGATTGCGATTTTGATACCCAATGTGTTATTCCTCGTCCTGGCTTTGTGGCTCAAACATAAAGCGCCAAAGTAA